The Manis javanica isolate MJ-LG chromosome 2, MJ_LKY, whole genome shotgun sequence genome contains a region encoding:
- the GRIN1 gene encoding glutamate receptor ionotropic, NMDA 1 isoform X4, producing MSTMRLLTLALLFSCSFARAACDPKIVNIGAVLSTRKHEQMFREAVNQANKRHGSWKIQLNATSVTHKPNAIQMALSVCEDLISSQVYAILVSHPPTPNDHFTPTPVSYTAGFYRIPVLGLTTRMSIYSDKSIHLSFLRTVPPYSHQSSVWFEMMRVYSWNHVILLVSDDHEGRAAQKRLETLLEERESKSKKRNYENLDQLSYDNKRGPKAEKVLQFDPGTKNVTALLMEARELEARVIILSASEDDAATVYRAAAMLNMTGSGYVWLVGEREISGNALRYAPDGIIGLQLINGKNESAHISDAVGVVAQAVHELLEKENITDPPRGCVGNTNIWKTGPLFKRVLMSSKYADGVTGRVEFNEDGDRKFANYSIMNLQNRKLVQVGIYNGTHVIPNDRKIIWPGGETEKPRGYQMSTRLKIVTIHQEPFVYVKPTLSDGTCKEAFTVSGDPVKKVICTGPNDTSPGSPRHVVPQCCYGFCIDLLIKLARTMNFTYEVHLVADGKFGTQERVNNSNKKEWNGMMGELLSGQADMIVAPLTINNERAQYIEFSKPFKYQGLTILVKKEIPRSTLDSFMQPFQSTLWLLVGLSVHVVAVMLYLLDRFSPFGRFKVNSEEEEEDALTLSSAMWFSWGVLLNSGIGEGAPRSFSARILGMVWAGFAMIIVASYTANLAAFLVLDRPEERITGINDPRLRNPSDKFIYATVKQSSVDIYFRRQVELSTMYRHMEKHNYESAAEAIQAVRDNKLHAFIWDSAVLEFEASQKCDLVTTGELFFRSGFGIGMRKDSPWKQNVSLSILKSHENGFMEDLDKTWVRYQECDSRSNAPATLTFENMAGVFMLVAGGIVAGIFLIFIEIAYKRHKDARRKQMQLAFAAVNVWRKNLQSTGGGRGALQNQKDTVLPRRAIEREEGQLQMCARHRES from the exons GTATACGCCATCCTAGTCAGCCACCCACCTACCCCCAACGACCACTTCACTCCCACCCCCGTCTCTTACACCGCCGGCTTCTACCGCATCCCCGTCCTGGGGCTGACCACCCGCATGTCCATCTACTCGGACAAG AGCATCCACCTGAGCTTCCTGCGTACGGTGCCGCCCTACTCCCACCAGTCGAGCGTCTGGTTCGAGATGATGCGCGTGTACAGCTGGAACCACGTCATACTGCTGGTCAGCGACGACCACGAGGGCCGGGCCGCGCAGAAGCGCCTGGAGACGCTGCTGGAGGAGCGCGAGTCCAAG AGTAAAAAAAGGAACTATGAAAACCTCGACCAACTGTCCTATGACAACAAGCGCGGACCCAAG GCTGAGAAGGTGCTGCAGTTTGACCCGGGGACCAAGAACGTGACGGCCCTGCTGATGGAGGCGCGGGAACTGGAGGCCCGGGTCATCATCCTCTCTGCCAG CGAGGACGATGCTGCCACTGTGTACCGTGCGGCTGCGATGCTGAACATGACGGGGTCGGGGTACGTGTGGCTGGTGGGCGAGCGGGAGATCTCGGGGAACGCCCTGCGCTACGCCCCAGACG GCATCATCGGGCTGCAGCTCATCAACGGCAAGAACGAGTCGGCCCACATCAGCGACGCTGTGGGCGTAGTGGCCCAGGCGGTGCACGAGCTCCTGGAGAAGGAGAACATCACTGACCCGCCGCGCGGCTGCGTGGGCAACACCAACATCTGGAAGACCGGGCCGCTCTTCAAGAG AGTGCTAATGTCTTCCAAGTACGCGGATGGGGTGACCGGCCGTGTGGAGTTCAACGAGGATGGAGACAGGAAGTTCGCCAACTACAGCATCATGAACCTGCAGAACCGCAAGCTGGTGCAAGTGGGCATCTACAATGGCACCCAT GTCATCCCCAATGACAGGAAGATCATCTGGCCAGGTGGAGAGACAGAGAAGCCCCGAGGGTACCAGATGTCCACCAGGCTGAAG ATCGTGACGATCCACCAGGAGCCTTTCGTGTACGTGAAGCCCACGCTGAGCGACGGCACATGTAAAGAAGCGTTCACAGTCAGCGGGGACCCGGTCAAGAAGGTGATCTGCACCGGGCCCAACGACACGTCGCCAGGCAGCC CGCGCCACGTGGTGCCGCAGTGCTGCTACGGCTTCTGTATCGACCTTCTCATCAAGTTGGCGCGGACCATGAACTTCACTTACGAGGTGCACCTGGTGGCCGATGGCAAGTTCGGCACACAGGAGCGG GTGAACAACAGCAATAAGAAGGAATGGAACGGGATGATGGGCGAGCTGCTAAGCGGGCAGGCGGACATGATCGTGGCGCCGCTGACCATCAACAACGAGCGCGCACAGTACATCGAGTTCTCCAAGCCCTTCAAGTACCAGGGCCTGACCATCCTGGTCAAGAAG GAGATTCCCCGGAGCACGCTGGACTCGTTCATGCAGCCCTTCCAGAGCACGCTGTGGCTGCTGGTGGGGCTGTCCGTGCACGTGGTGGCCGTAATGCTGTACCTGCTGGACCGCTTCAG CCCCTTCGGCCGGTTCAAGGTGAAcagcgaggaggaggaggaggacgcgCTGACCCTGTCTTCAGCCATGTGGTTCTCCTGGGGCGTCCTGCTCAACTCCGGCATCGGGGAAG GCGCCCCCCGGAGCTTTTCCGCGCGCATCCTGGGCATGGTGTGGGCCGGTTTCGCCATGATCATCGTGGCCTCCTACACCGCCAACCTGGCGGCCTTCCTGGTGTTGGACCGGCCGGAGGAGCGCATCACCGGCATCAACGACCCCCGG CTGAGGAACCCCTCCGACAAATTCATCTACGCGACGGTGAAGCAGAGCTCGGTGGACATCTACTTCCGGCGGCAGGTGGAGCTGAGCACCATGTACCGGCACATGGAGAAGCACAACTACGAGAGCGCGGCGGAGGCCATCCAGGCTGTGCGGGACAA CAAGCTGCATGCCTTTATCTGGGACTCGGCGGTGCTGGAGTTCGAGGCTTCGCAGAAGTGCGACCTGGTGACCACGGGAGAGCTGTTCTTCCGCTCCGGCTTCGGCATCGGCATGCGCAAGGACAGCCCCTGGAAGCAGAACGTCTCCCTGTCCATCCTCAA GTCCCACGAGAACGGCTTCATGGAAGACCTGGACAAGACGTGGGTGCGGTACCAGGAGTGTGACTCGCGCAGCAACGCCCCTGCTACCCTCACCTTCGAGAACATGGCAG GGGTCTTCATGCTGGTGGCTGGGGGCATCGTGGCGGGGATTTTCCTGATCTTCATCGAGATTGCCTACAAGCGGCACAAGGACGCTCGCCGGAAGCAGATGCAGCTTGCCTTTGCAGCAGTGAACGTGTGGAGGAAGAACCTTCAG AGCACCGGGGGTGGACGCGGCGCTTTGCAAAACCAAAAAGACACAGTGCTGCCGCGACGCGCTATTGAGAGGGAGGAGGGCCAGCTGCAGATGTGTGCCCGTCATAGGGAGAGCTGA
- the GRIN1 gene encoding glutamate receptor ionotropic, NMDA 1 isoform X7 yields MSTMRLLTLALLFSCSFARAACDPKIVNIGAVLSTRKHEQMFREAVNQANKRHGSWKIQLNATSVTHKPNAIQMALSVCEDLISSQVYAILVSHPPTPNDHFTPTPVSYTAGFYRIPVLGLTTRMSIYSDKSIHLSFLRTVPPYSHQSSVWFEMMRVYSWNHVILLVSDDHEGRAAQKRLETLLEERESKAEKVLQFDPGTKNVTALLMEARELEARVIILSASEDDAATVYRAAAMLNMTGSGYVWLVGEREISGNALRYAPDGIIGLQLINGKNESAHISDAVGVVAQAVHELLEKENITDPPRGCVGNTNIWKTGPLFKRVLMSSKYADGVTGRVEFNEDGDRKFANYSIMNLQNRKLVQVGIYNGTHVIPNDRKIIWPGGETEKPRGYQMSTRLKIVTIHQEPFVYVKPTLSDGTCKEAFTVSGDPVKKVICTGPNDTSPGSPRHVVPQCCYGFCIDLLIKLARTMNFTYEVHLVADGKFGTQERVNNSNKKEWNGMMGELLSGQADMIVAPLTINNERAQYIEFSKPFKYQGLTILVKKEIPRSTLDSFMQPFQSTLWLLVGLSVHVVAVMLYLLDRFSPFGRFKVNSEEEEEDALTLSSAMWFSWGVLLNSGIGEGAPRSFSARILGMVWAGFAMIIVASYTANLAAFLVLDRPEERITGINDPRLRNPSDKFIYATVKQSSVDIYFRRQVELSTMYRHMEKHNYESAAEAIQAVRDNKLHAFIWDSAVLEFEASQKCDLVTTGELFFRSGFGIGMRKDSPWKQNVSLSILKSHENGFMEDLDKTWVRYQECDSRSNAPATLTFENMAGVFMLVAGGIVAGIFLIFIEIAYKRHKDARRKQMQLAFAAVNVWRKNLQSTGGGRGALQNQKDTVLPRRAIEREEGQLQMCARHRES; encoded by the exons GTATACGCCATCCTAGTCAGCCACCCACCTACCCCCAACGACCACTTCACTCCCACCCCCGTCTCTTACACCGCCGGCTTCTACCGCATCCCCGTCCTGGGGCTGACCACCCGCATGTCCATCTACTCGGACAAG AGCATCCACCTGAGCTTCCTGCGTACGGTGCCGCCCTACTCCCACCAGTCGAGCGTCTGGTTCGAGATGATGCGCGTGTACAGCTGGAACCACGTCATACTGCTGGTCAGCGACGACCACGAGGGCCGGGCCGCGCAGAAGCGCCTGGAGACGCTGCTGGAGGAGCGCGAGTCCAAG GCTGAGAAGGTGCTGCAGTTTGACCCGGGGACCAAGAACGTGACGGCCCTGCTGATGGAGGCGCGGGAACTGGAGGCCCGGGTCATCATCCTCTCTGCCAG CGAGGACGATGCTGCCACTGTGTACCGTGCGGCTGCGATGCTGAACATGACGGGGTCGGGGTACGTGTGGCTGGTGGGCGAGCGGGAGATCTCGGGGAACGCCCTGCGCTACGCCCCAGACG GCATCATCGGGCTGCAGCTCATCAACGGCAAGAACGAGTCGGCCCACATCAGCGACGCTGTGGGCGTAGTGGCCCAGGCGGTGCACGAGCTCCTGGAGAAGGAGAACATCACTGACCCGCCGCGCGGCTGCGTGGGCAACACCAACATCTGGAAGACCGGGCCGCTCTTCAAGAG AGTGCTAATGTCTTCCAAGTACGCGGATGGGGTGACCGGCCGTGTGGAGTTCAACGAGGATGGAGACAGGAAGTTCGCCAACTACAGCATCATGAACCTGCAGAACCGCAAGCTGGTGCAAGTGGGCATCTACAATGGCACCCAT GTCATCCCCAATGACAGGAAGATCATCTGGCCAGGTGGAGAGACAGAGAAGCCCCGAGGGTACCAGATGTCCACCAGGCTGAAG ATCGTGACGATCCACCAGGAGCCTTTCGTGTACGTGAAGCCCACGCTGAGCGACGGCACATGTAAAGAAGCGTTCACAGTCAGCGGGGACCCGGTCAAGAAGGTGATCTGCACCGGGCCCAACGACACGTCGCCAGGCAGCC CGCGCCACGTGGTGCCGCAGTGCTGCTACGGCTTCTGTATCGACCTTCTCATCAAGTTGGCGCGGACCATGAACTTCACTTACGAGGTGCACCTGGTGGCCGATGGCAAGTTCGGCACACAGGAGCGG GTGAACAACAGCAATAAGAAGGAATGGAACGGGATGATGGGCGAGCTGCTAAGCGGGCAGGCGGACATGATCGTGGCGCCGCTGACCATCAACAACGAGCGCGCACAGTACATCGAGTTCTCCAAGCCCTTCAAGTACCAGGGCCTGACCATCCTGGTCAAGAAG GAGATTCCCCGGAGCACGCTGGACTCGTTCATGCAGCCCTTCCAGAGCACGCTGTGGCTGCTGGTGGGGCTGTCCGTGCACGTGGTGGCCGTAATGCTGTACCTGCTGGACCGCTTCAG CCCCTTCGGCCGGTTCAAGGTGAAcagcgaggaggaggaggaggacgcgCTGACCCTGTCTTCAGCCATGTGGTTCTCCTGGGGCGTCCTGCTCAACTCCGGCATCGGGGAAG GCGCCCCCCGGAGCTTTTCCGCGCGCATCCTGGGCATGGTGTGGGCCGGTTTCGCCATGATCATCGTGGCCTCCTACACCGCCAACCTGGCGGCCTTCCTGGTGTTGGACCGGCCGGAGGAGCGCATCACCGGCATCAACGACCCCCGG CTGAGGAACCCCTCCGACAAATTCATCTACGCGACGGTGAAGCAGAGCTCGGTGGACATCTACTTCCGGCGGCAGGTGGAGCTGAGCACCATGTACCGGCACATGGAGAAGCACAACTACGAGAGCGCGGCGGAGGCCATCCAGGCTGTGCGGGACAA CAAGCTGCATGCCTTTATCTGGGACTCGGCGGTGCTGGAGTTCGAGGCTTCGCAGAAGTGCGACCTGGTGACCACGGGAGAGCTGTTCTTCCGCTCCGGCTTCGGCATCGGCATGCGCAAGGACAGCCCCTGGAAGCAGAACGTCTCCCTGTCCATCCTCAA GTCCCACGAGAACGGCTTCATGGAAGACCTGGACAAGACGTGGGTGCGGTACCAGGAGTGTGACTCGCGCAGCAACGCCCCTGCTACCCTCACCTTCGAGAACATGGCAG GGGTCTTCATGCTGGTGGCTGGGGGCATCGTGGCGGGGATTTTCCTGATCTTCATCGAGATTGCCTACAAGCGGCACAAGGACGCTCGCCGGAAGCAGATGCAGCTTGCCTTTGCAGCAGTGAACGTGTGGAGGAAGAACCTTCAG AGCACCGGGGGTGGACGCGGCGCTTTGCAAAACCAAAAAGACACAGTGCTGCCGCGACGCGCTATTGAGAGGGAGGAGGGCCAGCTGCAGATGTGTGCCCGTCATAGGGAGAGCTGA
- the GRIN1 gene encoding glutamate receptor ionotropic, NMDA 1 isoform X3, whose amino-acid sequence MSTMRLLTLALLFSCSFARAACDPKIVNIGAVLSTRKHEQMFREAVNQANKRHGSWKIQLNATSVTHKPNAIQMALSVCEDLISSQVYAILVSHPPTPNDHFTPTPVSYTAGFYRIPVLGLTTRMSIYSDKSIHLSFLRTVPPYSHQSSVWFEMMRVYSWNHVILLVSDDHEGRAAQKRLETLLEERESKAEKVLQFDPGTKNVTALLMEARELEARVIILSASEDDAATVYRAAAMLNMTGSGYVWLVGEREISGNALRYAPDGIIGLQLINGKNESAHISDAVGVVAQAVHELLEKENITDPPRGCVGNTNIWKTGPLFKRVLMSSKYADGVTGRVEFNEDGDRKFANYSIMNLQNRKLVQVGIYNGTHVIPNDRKIIWPGGETEKPRGYQMSTRLKIVTIHQEPFVYVKPTLSDGTCKEAFTVSGDPVKKVICTGPNDTSPGSPRHVVPQCCYGFCIDLLIKLARTMNFTYEVHLVADGKFGTQERVNNSNKKEWNGMMGELLSGQADMIVAPLTINNERAQYIEFSKPFKYQGLTILVKKEIPRSTLDSFMQPFQSTLWLLVGLSVHVVAVMLYLLDRFSPFGRFKVNSEEEEEDALTLSSAMWFSWGVLLNSGIGEGAPRSFSARILGMVWAGFAMIIVASYTANLAAFLVLDRPEERITGINDPRLRNPSDKFIYATVKQSSVDIYFRRQVELSTMYRHMEKHNYESAAEAIQAVRDNKLHAFIWDSAVLEFEASQKCDLVTTGELFFRSGFGIGMRKDSPWKQNVSLSILKSHENGFMEDLDKTWVRYQECDSRSNAPATLTFENMAGVFMLVAGGIVAGIFLIFIEIAYKRHKDARRKQMQLAFAAVNVWRKNLQDRKSGRAEPDPKKKATFRAITSTLASSFKRRRSSKDTSTGGGRGALQNQKDTVLPRRAIEREEGQLQMCARHRES is encoded by the exons GTATACGCCATCCTAGTCAGCCACCCACCTACCCCCAACGACCACTTCACTCCCACCCCCGTCTCTTACACCGCCGGCTTCTACCGCATCCCCGTCCTGGGGCTGACCACCCGCATGTCCATCTACTCGGACAAG AGCATCCACCTGAGCTTCCTGCGTACGGTGCCGCCCTACTCCCACCAGTCGAGCGTCTGGTTCGAGATGATGCGCGTGTACAGCTGGAACCACGTCATACTGCTGGTCAGCGACGACCACGAGGGCCGGGCCGCGCAGAAGCGCCTGGAGACGCTGCTGGAGGAGCGCGAGTCCAAG GCTGAGAAGGTGCTGCAGTTTGACCCGGGGACCAAGAACGTGACGGCCCTGCTGATGGAGGCGCGGGAACTGGAGGCCCGGGTCATCATCCTCTCTGCCAG CGAGGACGATGCTGCCACTGTGTACCGTGCGGCTGCGATGCTGAACATGACGGGGTCGGGGTACGTGTGGCTGGTGGGCGAGCGGGAGATCTCGGGGAACGCCCTGCGCTACGCCCCAGACG GCATCATCGGGCTGCAGCTCATCAACGGCAAGAACGAGTCGGCCCACATCAGCGACGCTGTGGGCGTAGTGGCCCAGGCGGTGCACGAGCTCCTGGAGAAGGAGAACATCACTGACCCGCCGCGCGGCTGCGTGGGCAACACCAACATCTGGAAGACCGGGCCGCTCTTCAAGAG AGTGCTAATGTCTTCCAAGTACGCGGATGGGGTGACCGGCCGTGTGGAGTTCAACGAGGATGGAGACAGGAAGTTCGCCAACTACAGCATCATGAACCTGCAGAACCGCAAGCTGGTGCAAGTGGGCATCTACAATGGCACCCAT GTCATCCCCAATGACAGGAAGATCATCTGGCCAGGTGGAGAGACAGAGAAGCCCCGAGGGTACCAGATGTCCACCAGGCTGAAG ATCGTGACGATCCACCAGGAGCCTTTCGTGTACGTGAAGCCCACGCTGAGCGACGGCACATGTAAAGAAGCGTTCACAGTCAGCGGGGACCCGGTCAAGAAGGTGATCTGCACCGGGCCCAACGACACGTCGCCAGGCAGCC CGCGCCACGTGGTGCCGCAGTGCTGCTACGGCTTCTGTATCGACCTTCTCATCAAGTTGGCGCGGACCATGAACTTCACTTACGAGGTGCACCTGGTGGCCGATGGCAAGTTCGGCACACAGGAGCGG GTGAACAACAGCAATAAGAAGGAATGGAACGGGATGATGGGCGAGCTGCTAAGCGGGCAGGCGGACATGATCGTGGCGCCGCTGACCATCAACAACGAGCGCGCACAGTACATCGAGTTCTCCAAGCCCTTCAAGTACCAGGGCCTGACCATCCTGGTCAAGAAG GAGATTCCCCGGAGCACGCTGGACTCGTTCATGCAGCCCTTCCAGAGCACGCTGTGGCTGCTGGTGGGGCTGTCCGTGCACGTGGTGGCCGTAATGCTGTACCTGCTGGACCGCTTCAG CCCCTTCGGCCGGTTCAAGGTGAAcagcgaggaggaggaggaggacgcgCTGACCCTGTCTTCAGCCATGTGGTTCTCCTGGGGCGTCCTGCTCAACTCCGGCATCGGGGAAG GCGCCCCCCGGAGCTTTTCCGCGCGCATCCTGGGCATGGTGTGGGCCGGTTTCGCCATGATCATCGTGGCCTCCTACACCGCCAACCTGGCGGCCTTCCTGGTGTTGGACCGGCCGGAGGAGCGCATCACCGGCATCAACGACCCCCGG CTGAGGAACCCCTCCGACAAATTCATCTACGCGACGGTGAAGCAGAGCTCGGTGGACATCTACTTCCGGCGGCAGGTGGAGCTGAGCACCATGTACCGGCACATGGAGAAGCACAACTACGAGAGCGCGGCGGAGGCCATCCAGGCTGTGCGGGACAA CAAGCTGCATGCCTTTATCTGGGACTCGGCGGTGCTGGAGTTCGAGGCTTCGCAGAAGTGCGACCTGGTGACCACGGGAGAGCTGTTCTTCCGCTCCGGCTTCGGCATCGGCATGCGCAAGGACAGCCCCTGGAAGCAGAACGTCTCCCTGTCCATCCTCAA GTCCCACGAGAACGGCTTCATGGAAGACCTGGACAAGACGTGGGTGCGGTACCAGGAGTGTGACTCGCGCAGCAACGCCCCTGCTACCCTCACCTTCGAGAACATGGCAG GGGTCTTCATGCTGGTGGCTGGGGGCATCGTGGCGGGGATTTTCCTGATCTTCATCGAGATTGCCTACAAGCGGCACAAGGACGCTCGCCGGAAGCAGATGCAGCTTGCCTTTGCAGCAGTGAACGTGTGGAGGAAGAACCTTCAG gataGAAAGAGTGGTAGAGCAGAGCCCGACCCTAAAAAGAAAGCCACATTTAGGGCTATCACCTCCACCCTGGCTTCCAGCTTCAAGAGACGTAGGTCCTCCAAAGACACG AGCACCGGGGGTGGACGCGGCGCTTTGCAAAACCAAAAAGACACAGTGCTGCCGCGACGCGCTATTGAGAGGGAGGAGGGCCAGCTGCAGATGTGTGCCCGTCATAGGGAGAGCTGA
- the GRIN1 gene encoding glutamate receptor ionotropic, NMDA 1 isoform X1: MSTMRLLTLALLFSCSFARAACDPKIVNIGAVLSTRKHEQMFREAVNQANKRHGSWKIQLNATSVTHKPNAIQMALSVCEDLISSQVYAILVSHPPTPNDHFTPTPVSYTAGFYRIPVLGLTTRMSIYSDKSIHLSFLRTVPPYSHQSSVWFEMMRVYSWNHVILLVSDDHEGRAAQKRLETLLEERESKSKKRNYENLDQLSYDNKRGPKAEKVLQFDPGTKNVTALLMEARELEARVIILSASEDDAATVYRAAAMLNMTGSGYVWLVGEREISGNALRYAPDGIIGLQLINGKNESAHISDAVGVVAQAVHELLEKENITDPPRGCVGNTNIWKTGPLFKRVLMSSKYADGVTGRVEFNEDGDRKFANYSIMNLQNRKLVQVGIYNGTHVIPNDRKIIWPGGETEKPRGYQMSTRLKIVTIHQEPFVYVKPTLSDGTCKEAFTVSGDPVKKVICTGPNDTSPGSPRHVVPQCCYGFCIDLLIKLARTMNFTYEVHLVADGKFGTQERVNNSNKKEWNGMMGELLSGQADMIVAPLTINNERAQYIEFSKPFKYQGLTILVKKEIPRSTLDSFMQPFQSTLWLLVGLSVHVVAVMLYLLDRFSPFGRFKVNSEEEEEDALTLSSAMWFSWGVLLNSGIGEGAPRSFSARILGMVWAGFAMIIVASYTANLAAFLVLDRPEERITGINDPRLRNPSDKFIYATVKQSSVDIYFRRQVELSTMYRHMEKHNYESAAEAIQAVRDNKLHAFIWDSAVLEFEASQKCDLVTTGELFFRSGFGIGMRKDSPWKQNVSLSILKSHENGFMEDLDKTWVRYQECDSRSNAPATLTFENMAGVFMLVAGGIVAGIFLIFIEIAYKRHKDARRKQMQLAFAAVNVWRKNLQDRKSGRAEPDPKKKATFRAITSTLASSFKRRRSSKDTSTGGGRGALQNQKDTVLPRRAIEREEGQLQMCARHRES, encoded by the exons GTATACGCCATCCTAGTCAGCCACCCACCTACCCCCAACGACCACTTCACTCCCACCCCCGTCTCTTACACCGCCGGCTTCTACCGCATCCCCGTCCTGGGGCTGACCACCCGCATGTCCATCTACTCGGACAAG AGCATCCACCTGAGCTTCCTGCGTACGGTGCCGCCCTACTCCCACCAGTCGAGCGTCTGGTTCGAGATGATGCGCGTGTACAGCTGGAACCACGTCATACTGCTGGTCAGCGACGACCACGAGGGCCGGGCCGCGCAGAAGCGCCTGGAGACGCTGCTGGAGGAGCGCGAGTCCAAG AGTAAAAAAAGGAACTATGAAAACCTCGACCAACTGTCCTATGACAACAAGCGCGGACCCAAG GCTGAGAAGGTGCTGCAGTTTGACCCGGGGACCAAGAACGTGACGGCCCTGCTGATGGAGGCGCGGGAACTGGAGGCCCGGGTCATCATCCTCTCTGCCAG CGAGGACGATGCTGCCACTGTGTACCGTGCGGCTGCGATGCTGAACATGACGGGGTCGGGGTACGTGTGGCTGGTGGGCGAGCGGGAGATCTCGGGGAACGCCCTGCGCTACGCCCCAGACG GCATCATCGGGCTGCAGCTCATCAACGGCAAGAACGAGTCGGCCCACATCAGCGACGCTGTGGGCGTAGTGGCCCAGGCGGTGCACGAGCTCCTGGAGAAGGAGAACATCACTGACCCGCCGCGCGGCTGCGTGGGCAACACCAACATCTGGAAGACCGGGCCGCTCTTCAAGAG AGTGCTAATGTCTTCCAAGTACGCGGATGGGGTGACCGGCCGTGTGGAGTTCAACGAGGATGGAGACAGGAAGTTCGCCAACTACAGCATCATGAACCTGCAGAACCGCAAGCTGGTGCAAGTGGGCATCTACAATGGCACCCAT GTCATCCCCAATGACAGGAAGATCATCTGGCCAGGTGGAGAGACAGAGAAGCCCCGAGGGTACCAGATGTCCACCAGGCTGAAG ATCGTGACGATCCACCAGGAGCCTTTCGTGTACGTGAAGCCCACGCTGAGCGACGGCACATGTAAAGAAGCGTTCACAGTCAGCGGGGACCCGGTCAAGAAGGTGATCTGCACCGGGCCCAACGACACGTCGCCAGGCAGCC CGCGCCACGTGGTGCCGCAGTGCTGCTACGGCTTCTGTATCGACCTTCTCATCAAGTTGGCGCGGACCATGAACTTCACTTACGAGGTGCACCTGGTGGCCGATGGCAAGTTCGGCACACAGGAGCGG GTGAACAACAGCAATAAGAAGGAATGGAACGGGATGATGGGCGAGCTGCTAAGCGGGCAGGCGGACATGATCGTGGCGCCGCTGACCATCAACAACGAGCGCGCACAGTACATCGAGTTCTCCAAGCCCTTCAAGTACCAGGGCCTGACCATCCTGGTCAAGAAG GAGATTCCCCGGAGCACGCTGGACTCGTTCATGCAGCCCTTCCAGAGCACGCTGTGGCTGCTGGTGGGGCTGTCCGTGCACGTGGTGGCCGTAATGCTGTACCTGCTGGACCGCTTCAG CCCCTTCGGCCGGTTCAAGGTGAAcagcgaggaggaggaggaggacgcgCTGACCCTGTCTTCAGCCATGTGGTTCTCCTGGGGCGTCCTGCTCAACTCCGGCATCGGGGAAG GCGCCCCCCGGAGCTTTTCCGCGCGCATCCTGGGCATGGTGTGGGCCGGTTTCGCCATGATCATCGTGGCCTCCTACACCGCCAACCTGGCGGCCTTCCTGGTGTTGGACCGGCCGGAGGAGCGCATCACCGGCATCAACGACCCCCGG CTGAGGAACCCCTCCGACAAATTCATCTACGCGACGGTGAAGCAGAGCTCGGTGGACATCTACTTCCGGCGGCAGGTGGAGCTGAGCACCATGTACCGGCACATGGAGAAGCACAACTACGAGAGCGCGGCGGAGGCCATCCAGGCTGTGCGGGACAA CAAGCTGCATGCCTTTATCTGGGACTCGGCGGTGCTGGAGTTCGAGGCTTCGCAGAAGTGCGACCTGGTGACCACGGGAGAGCTGTTCTTCCGCTCCGGCTTCGGCATCGGCATGCGCAAGGACAGCCCCTGGAAGCAGAACGTCTCCCTGTCCATCCTCAA GTCCCACGAGAACGGCTTCATGGAAGACCTGGACAAGACGTGGGTGCGGTACCAGGAGTGTGACTCGCGCAGCAACGCCCCTGCTACCCTCACCTTCGAGAACATGGCAG GGGTCTTCATGCTGGTGGCTGGGGGCATCGTGGCGGGGATTTTCCTGATCTTCATCGAGATTGCCTACAAGCGGCACAAGGACGCTCGCCGGAAGCAGATGCAGCTTGCCTTTGCAGCAGTGAACGTGTGGAGGAAGAACCTTCAG gataGAAAGAGTGGTAGAGCAGAGCCCGACCCTAAAAAGAAAGCCACATTTAGGGCTATCACCTCCACCCTGGCTTCCAGCTTCAAGAGACGTAGGTCCTCCAAAGACACG AGCACCGGGGGTGGACGCGGCGCTTTGCAAAACCAAAAAGACACAGTGCTGCCGCGACGCGCTATTGAGAGGGAGGAGGGCCAGCTGCAGATGTGTGCCCGTCATAGGGAGAGCTGA